In a genomic window of Candidatus Omnitrophota bacterium:
- the rpsJ gene encoding 30S ribosomal protein S10, whose translation MNTQKIRIKLKAYDHRLLDQAVIEIVDTVKRTGAKISGPVPLPTKREIYTVLRSVHVDKKSREQFDLSTHKRLIDIFEPTAKTIDSLRKLNLPAGVDVEIK comes from the coding sequence ATGAATACGCAAAAGATTCGCATTAAATTAAAAGCCTATGATCACCGGCTTTTAGATCAGGCAGTTATCGAGATCGTGGATACCGTTAAGCGCACCGGGGCTAAGATTTCCGGCCCCGTGCCGCTTCCCACAAAAAGGGAGATTTATACGGTGCTGCGTTCGGTGCACGTTGATAAAAAATCACGTGAACAGTTTGATTTATCTACCCATAAACGCCTTATTGACATCTTTGAACCTACAGCTAAGACCATCGATTCATTAAGGAAATTAAACCTGCCTGCAGGAGTGGACGTAGAGATCAAGTAG
- the rplC gene encoding 50S ribosomal protein L3 — protein MIGLIGKKIGMTQVFASDNSQVGVTAIQAGPCPILRVMDKNIQLGFDLAKEKSVKKPQLGLYKKLNIAPRKVIKDISKEANVEYKVGDELKVDLFAEGDFVDVRGTSIGKSFQGGMKRWHWKGGPRTHGSTSHRRVGSIGSSTTPGRVFRGHHMPGHMGAKNATVQNLKVIKVDLENNLLLVEGGVPGFKNGYLVVTKSFKKKAKKAAVKK, from the coding sequence ATGATTGGTTTGATTGGTAAAAAAATTGGAATGACTCAGGTGTTTGCCTCGGATAACAGCCAGGTTGGGGTTACGGCTATCCAGGCCGGGCCTTGCCCGATCCTGAGGGTTATGGATAAGAATATCCAATTGGGTTTTGATTTGGCAAAAGAAAAAAGTGTAAAGAAGCCGCAATTGGGGCTTTATAAAAAATTAAATATTGCTCCGCGTAAGGTGATTAAAGATATTTCAAAAGAAGCTAATGTTGAATATAAAGTGGGGGATGAGCTTAAAGTTGATCTTTTTGCCGAAGGCGATTTTGTGGATGTCCGCGGGACTTCCATTGGAAAAAGTTTCCAGGGTGGTATGAAGCGTTGGCATTGGAAGGGTGGTCCGAGAACCCACGGTTCAACTTCGCACCGCCGGGTTGGCTCCATTGGTTCCAGCACTACTCCCGGCCGTGTCTTTAGGGGGCATCATATGCCCGGGCACATGGGCGCCAAAAACGCAACGGTACAAAACTTAAAAGTGATCAAAGTAGATTTAGAAAATAATCTTTTGTTGGTTGAGGGAGGGGTTCCCGGATTTAAAAATGGGTATCTAGTAGTTACCAAATCTTTTAAAAAGAAAGCAAAGAAAGCGGCAGTGAAAAAATAA
- the rplD gene encoding 50S ribosomal protein L4: MFTLPVYNSQGAEVETIKLDAAIFDASLNTNSLHQAIEGYRANQRKGLASTKTRGEVSGGGKKPWKQKGTGRARVGSTRSPLWRHGGVVFGPHPRDFSYDVPQKIKAAALKTSLNLKLKENNFVVLDDFKIDAPKTKEAVKVFTNLKLFSAKDKKIKKVLFLTHKLDGQLKVSLKNIGFLTVNLASDCHAYEVMNNQKLLITKAGLTDLTKRLK, from the coding sequence ATGTTTACCTTACCCGTATATAATAGCCAAGGCGCGGAAGTTGAGACGATAAAACTCGATGCCGCAATTTTTGACGCAAGCCTGAATACCAATAGCTTGCATCAGGCTATTGAAGGTTACCGGGCTAACCAGAGAAAAGGATTGGCTTCAACTAAGACCCGCGGCGAAGTTTCCGGAGGCGGTAAGAAACCCTGGAAGCAAAAGGGGACAGGGCGTGCCCGCGTAGGTTCCACGCGTTCTCCTCTTTGGAGGCATGGCGGGGTAGTTTTTGGCCCGCATCCGCGCGATTTTTCTTATGATGTCCCGCAAAAAATCAAGGCCGCGGCTTTAAAAACAAGTTTAAATCTTAAGCTCAAAGAAAATAATTTTGTGGTCTTGGATGATTTTAAAATCGATGCGCCCAAGACTAAGGAGGCGGTAAAGGTATTTACTAATTTAAAATTATTTTCCGCAAAAGATAAAAAAATAAAAAAGGTTTTATTCTTAACGCATAAACTGGATGGCCAATTAAAAGTGTCCTTAAAGAATATTGGTTTCTTAACGGTAAATTTGGCTTCTGACTGCCATGCTTACGAAGTAATGAATAATCAAAAGCTGCTGATCACTAAAGCCGGATTAACGGATTTGACTAAGAGGTTAAAGTAA
- the rplW gene encoding 50S ribosomal protein L23: MTAITAIIKALLQTEKSSTYLPKGKYLFLVDNSANKIQIKRAVEQAYKVKVKDVNTFVSMGKLKRVRHQLGRTSDTKKAVVTLVAGQKIEVA, from the coding sequence ATGACCGCAATTACCGCGATAATTAAAGCACTTTTACAGACTGAAAAATCAAGCACCTATTTGCCTAAAGGCAAGTATCTTTTTTTGGTAGATAATTCTGCGAATAAGATCCAGATTAAAAGAGCCGTGGAGCAGGCTTATAAAGTTAAGGTTAAGGACGTCAATACCTTTGTTTCTATGGGTAAACTTAAAAGGGTAAGGCATCAATTGGGACGCACATCCGACACGAAAAAAGCCGTAGTTACTTTAGTGGCCGGGCAAAAAATAGAGGTAGCATAA
- the rplB gene encoding 50S ribosomal protein L2, with product MGIIKFKPTTPSRRHMSGPDFSEITKNKPERSLLVALKKTGGRNSYGRITTRHIGGGHKRMLRIIDFKRNIYDQPAKVIAIEYDPNRSARIALVEYPDKRKSYIIAPLGLNVGDMVIASDQKDIEIKIGNCLLLRNIPSGTLIHNIELFKGKGGQIVRGAGTSAQIMAKEADMAHIRLPSGEVRLVSLDCHATIGQIGNIDHDAIVLGKAGKSRWLGIKPSVRGVVMNPFDHPHGGGEGKSGQGNPHPVTPWGKPTKGYRTRNRNKYSNKFIVKRRKP from the coding sequence ATGGGGATCATTAAATTTAAACCGACAACACCAAGCCGCAGGCATATGAGCGGGCCGGATTTTTCCGAGATCACTAAGAATAAACCGGAGCGTTCCTTGCTGGTCGCGCTTAAGAAAACCGGCGGAAGAAATTCTTACGGCCGGATCACGACCCGCCATATCGGCGGCGGGCACAAGCGCATGCTGCGGATAATTGATTTTAAACGCAACATCTACGATCAGCCGGCAAAGGTTATTGCCATTGAATATGACCCTAACCGTTCCGCCAGGATTGCTTTGGTTGAATACCCAGATAAGCGCAAGAGCTATATTATTGCTCCCTTGGGGCTTAATGTGGGAGATATGGTTATTGCCAGTGATCAGAAAGATATTGAAATTAAAATCGGGAATTGCCTTCTTCTGCGTAATATTCCTTCCGGTACCTTGATTCATAATATTGAGTTATTTAAGGGCAAGGGCGGCCAAATTGTGCGCGGGGCAGGAACCAGCGCCCAGATTATGGCTAAAGAGGCGGATATGGCGCATATCCGATTGCCTTCCGGAGAGGTCAGGTTAGTAAGTTTAGATTGTCATGCTACTATTGGACAGATCGGTAATATCGATCATGACGCGATTGTTTTAGGCAAAGCCGGCAAGAGCCGCTGGCTGGGGATTAAACCTTCAGTAAGAGGAGTAGTAATGAATCCGTTTGACCATCCTCACGGCGGCGGAGAAGGCAAAAGCGGGCAGGGCAATCCGCATCCGGTTACTCCCTGGGGCAAGCCGACTAAAGGTTATCGTACCAGGAATCGTAATAAGTATTCTAATAAATTTATCGTTAAAAGAAGGAAGCCATAA
- the rpsS gene encoding 30S ribosomal protein S19: MPRSLKKGPYVEESLLKKIEKQTKAGLRQAIKTWSRRSTILPDFVGLTFAVYDGKKHVPVFITENMVGHKLGEFSPSRIFRKHGGIKAKKALEKT, from the coding sequence ATGCCGCGCTCACTGAAAAAAGGACCGTACGTGGAGGAAAGTTTATTAAAAAAGATAGAAAAGCAGACCAAAGCCGGATTGCGCCAGGCAATTAAAACCTGGAGCAGGCGCTCGACGATCCTGCCGGATTTTGTGGGATTGACCTTTGCGGTTTACGACGGCAAAAAGCACGTTCCGGTTTTTATTACCGAAAATATGGTCGGCCATAAATTAGGGGAATTTTCCCCTTCCAGGATCTTCAGGAAGCACGGTGGTATTAAGGCCAAGAAAGCGCTGGAAAAGACATAA
- the rplV gene encoding 50S ribosomal protein L22 yields MISKAEGKFLRISPSKVRIVADLIRGKDALQAQSILLHLNKRSKEFLIKILKSAIANAKVKGFAAEKLYISKIVCNPGPMWKRFKAAAFGRAASIVKRTVHIKIELDLKPGE; encoded by the coding sequence ATGATTTCAAAAGCCGAAGGAAAATTTTTAAGGATTTCACCCAGCAAGGTGCGTATCGTTGCCGATCTTATCCGCGGCAAGGATGCCCTCCAGGCGCAAAGCATCCTGCTGCATTTGAATAAAAGATCAAAAGAGTTCCTCATAAAAATATTGAAATCCGCGATCGCTAACGCTAAAGTCAAGGGTTTTGCGGCCGAGAAATTGTATATTTCCAAGATTGTTTGTAATCCCGGGCCGATGTGGAAAAGATTTAAGGCCGCTGCTTTTGGCCGGGCCGCATCAATAGTTAAGCGTACAGTACATATAAAAATTGAGTTGGATTTAAAGCCGGGGGAATAA
- the rpsC gene encoding 30S ribosomal protein S3 yields the protein MGHKVSPLLLRIGFIRQWHSRWFAKTKDFPLFIQQDYKIRKFIKSKFKQAAISKIVIERLAERIKIRIFSARPGIIIGRHGSDIERLRSDLNGLVKNELSIDIQEVNNPAWDAQLVAENIALQQEKRIAFRRAVKRAMEQSIQAGVKGIRVSCSGRLNGAEMGRKETYKIGKVPLQTLRADIDYGFAEALTTYGLIGVKVWIYKGDILGKQFVQEEVKSAQAGGQPKEAFRPAGQQR from the coding sequence ATGGGACATAAGGTAAGTCCGTTATTGTTAAGGATTGGTTTTATAAGGCAGTGGCATTCGCGTTGGTTTGCCAAAACCAAAGATTTCCCGCTGTTTATTCAGCAGGATTATAAGATTAGAAAATTTATTAAAAGTAAATTTAAGCAGGCAGCGATATCCAAAATTGTTATTGAGAGGCTGGCCGAAAGGATTAAGATCCGCATATTCTCTGCCCGTCCGGGAATTATCATCGGCCGGCACGGTTCAGATATTGAGCGGCTGCGCTCGGATTTAAATGGCTTAGTTAAAAATGAGCTGTCCATCGATATCCAGGAAGTAAATAATCCCGCCTGGGATGCGCAATTAGTCGCAGAAAACATTGCCTTACAGCAAGAGAAGAGGATTGCTTTTCGCCGGGCGGTAAAAAGAGCGATGGAGCAGTCAATTCAGGCCGGAGTAAAAGGTATCCGGGTCAGCTGTTCCGGCCGGCTTAACGGCGCGGAGATGGGCCGTAAAGAAACATATAAAATCGGCAAAGTTCCTTTGCAAACTTTACGTGCGGATATTGATTACGGTTTTGCCGAAGCCCTTACTACCTACGGTTTAATCGGAGTAAAGGTTTGGATTTATAAAGGCGATATATTAGGAAAGCAGTTTGTTCAGGAGGAAGTTAAAAGCGCTCAAGCCGGCGGACAGCCTAAAGAAGCTTTTAGGCCCGCAGGACAACAGCGTTAG
- the rplP gene encoding 50S ribosomal protein L16 has translation MVLMPKRVKYRKLQKGQRRGIATTGSTLAFGEFGLKSLDNGWIKNTQIEAVRVILARQLHKGGKLWIRIFPDKSITKKPAEVRMGKGKGDLDHWVAVVKRGRILFELGGVPQEYAKSCFRLAAYKMPLRTKFVTRVHK, from the coding sequence ATGGTTTTAATGCCCAAGAGGGTTAAATATCGTAAATTGCAAAAAGGCCAGAGGCGCGGGATAGCCACTACCGGCTCAACCTTGGCTTTCGGAGAATTTGGTTTAAAGTCTCTGGATAACGGATGGATTAAAAATACGCAAATTGAAGCTGTGCGCGTGATTTTGGCGCGCCAGCTGCATAAAGGCGGTAAATTATGGATCAGGATATTTCCGGATAAATCCATAACCAAGAAACCGGCAGAAGTGCGTATGGGCAAAGGTAAAGGCGACCTCGATCATTGGGTTGCCGTAGTGAAAAGAGGGCGCATACTTTTTGAATTAGGGGGAGTTCCACAGGAGTATGCTAAATCCTGTTTCCGCCTGGCAGCCTATAAGATGCCGCTGCGCACAAAATTTGTAACCAGGGTGCATAAATAA
- the rpmC gene encoding 50S ribosomal protein L29, whose protein sequence is MKPQELRDLPTGELLEKEKALYAELSKLNTQRYTGNVEKPHRFALLKKDIARIRTVLKGKKDK, encoded by the coding sequence ATGAAACCGCAGGAATTAAGAGATTTACCGACAGGTGAGTTGTTAGAGAAAGAAAAGGCTCTTTATGCCGAACTGTCTAAGTTAAATACGCAGCGTTACACGGGCAATGTGGAGAAGCCGCATCGGTTTGCGCTGTTAAAGAAGGATATCGCCCGCATTAGGACAGTCTTAAAGGGAAAGAAAGATAAATAA
- the rpsQ gene encoding 30S ribosomal protein S17, with translation MGKQKEFIGIVTSDKMQKTVVVKTMHLTRHAKYSKTVKLRSKFKAHDEKGIAKLGDMVSIAETRPLSKDKRFIVKAVLKKAASMHLVNPEEIA, from the coding sequence ATGGGTAAACAAAAAGAATTCATCGGGATAGTAACCAGCGACAAGATGCAGAAAACCGTGGTGGTCAAGACCATGCATTTAACCAGGCATGCCAAATATTCTAAAACAGTCAAGCTGCGCAGTAAGTTTAAGGCCCACGATGAAAAGGGTATCGCCAAGCTTGGGGATATGGTGAGCATAGCCGAAACCCGCCCCCTGTCAAAAGATAAGCGTTTTATAGTCAAGGCAGTGCTTAAGAAAGCCGCAAGTATGCATTTGGTAAATCCTGAGGAGATTGCATAA
- the rplN gene encoding 50S ribosomal protein L14, producing MLQLRSILDVADNTGARKASLICVLGKMGSFNADIGDVVRVNIKESIPGATVKKGEMARAVIVRTRRDIRRPDGSILRFDRNAIVILDDKDNPRGTRVFGPVARELRDKNFNKIISLAPEVI from the coding sequence ATGCTTCAATTACGCAGTATTTTGGATGTGGCCGACAATACCGGAGCCCGCAAGGCTTCGCTAATCTGTGTATTGGGAAAAATGGGCAGTTTTAATGCAGATATCGGAGATGTGGTAAGGGTTAACATCAAGGAATCTATACCCGGGGCCACGGTGAAAAAAGGAGAGATGGCCAGGGCGGTAATCGTACGTACCAGGCGGGATATCCGAAGGCCGGATGGCTCCATATTGCGTTTTGACCGTAATGCCATCGTAATCCTTGACGATAAAGATAACCCCAGGGGCACGCGCGTCTTTGGCCCGGTTGCCCGCGAGTTAAGGGATAAGAATTTTAATAAAATAATTTCTTTAGCGCCAGAGGTAATTTAA
- the rplX gene encoding 50S ribosomal protein L24: MQKIKKNDIVQIIKGKDKGKQGKVISVIEGNRRAIVEGLNLAKKHKRQSRQDQKGGIISIEMPVSVANLMVFCKHCSKASRTGSIILKDGTKSRFCKACKEAL; the protein is encoded by the coding sequence ATGCAAAAAATCAAGAAGAATGATATTGTCCAGATAATTAAAGGCAAGGATAAAGGTAAGCAGGGAAAAGTAATCAGTGTTATTGAGGGTAACCGGCGCGCCATAGTTGAAGGCTTAAACCTTGCCAAGAAACACAAGCGCCAGAGCCGTCAGGACCAGAAGGGCGGGATAATTTCAATAGAGATGCCCGTCAGCGTAGCTAACCTTATGGTTTTCTGCAAGCATTGTTCAAAGGCTTCCCGTACCGGTTCAATAATTTTAAAAGACGGAACAAAATCAAGATTTTGTAAAGCTTGTAAAGAGGCGCTATAA
- the rplE gene encoding 50S ribosomal protein L5, whose translation MIPRLLEKYRNEIVPKLMEDFKLKNKMAVPVVDKIVVNMGIGEGTQDVKMLEKSVDELGNITGQKPIIRRAKKAIANFKVRQGQAVGAKVTLRRAMMYEFMDRLLNIALPRIRDFRGVSPDSFDQGYNYTLGLSEQIIFPEIEYDKITRTQGMDITFVIKNAKNTEQARSLLRYFGMPFKAKEEK comes from the coding sequence ATGATACCTAGGCTATTAGAAAAATACCGTAATGAAATTGTTCCCAAGTTAATGGAAGATTTTAAGCTTAAGAATAAGATGGCCGTGCCCGTAGTCGATAAGATCGTCGTCAACATGGGTATTGGCGAAGGCACTCAGGATGTTAAAATGTTGGAGAAATCCGTGGATGAGCTGGGCAATATTACCGGCCAGAAACCGATTATCCGCCGGGCAAAAAAGGCCATTGCTAATTTCAAAGTCAGGCAAGGCCAGGCGGTCGGCGCCAAGGTTACCTTAAGAAGGGCGATGATGTATGAGTTTATGGACCGTTTGCTGAATATCGCTCTCCCCCGTATCCGTGATTTCCGCGGTGTTTCCCCGGATTCATTTGATCAAGGTTATAATTATACCCTGGGTTTAAGCGAGCAGATTATCTTTCCGGAGATTGAGTACGATAAAATTACCCGCACTCAGGGGATGGATATTACTTTTGTGATCAAGAATGCCAAGAATACCGAGCAGGCAAGAAGTTTACTCCGTTATTTTGGCATGCCCTTTAAGGCTAAGGAAGAAAAATAA
- a CDS encoding type Z 30S ribosomal protein S14 → MAKNSQIARWKRKPKFSTRKYNRCSICGRSGGYLRRFQLCRICFRELVWQGLIPGVKKASW, encoded by the coding sequence ATGGCAAAGAATTCACAAATCGCAAGATGGAAAAGAAAACCTAAGTTTTCAACTCGTAAATACAATCGTTGTTCAATTTGCGGCAGAAGCGGCGGTTACTTAAGAAGGTTCCAGCTTTGCCGTATTTGTTTTAGAGAGCTGGTTTGGCAGGGGCTTATCCCCGGCGTTAAAAAAGCCAGCTGGTAG
- the rpsH gene encoding 30S ribosomal protein S8: protein MSRTDLIADVFTIIRNAILIKQDTVDLPASSNIKSIMAILKKNEYIDNFKLIEDKKQGLVRVYLKYTAGKSAIRNIKRVSRPGLRVYARGKKIPTVLRGRGLAIVSTSKGVITDKEARELGVGGEVIGYIW from the coding sequence ATGTCCAGGACAGATTTAATTGCAGATGTTTTTACAATCATCCGTAACGCCATATTGATTAAACAGGATACCGTGGATCTTCCGGCTTCCAGCAACATCAAATCGATTATGGCTATTCTAAAAAAGAATGAGTATATCGATAATTTTAAACTGATCGAAGATAAAAAGCAGGGATTGGTGAGGGTTTATTTAAAATATACCGCCGGAAAATCAGCTATCCGTAATATTAAACGGGTCTCCAGGCCCGGTTTAAGGGTTTATGCCCGGGGAAAAAAGATTCCCACCGTTTTACGCGGCAGGGGGCTGGCGATTGTTTCAACTTCCAAGGGTGTAATTACCGATAAGGAAGCCAGAGAGTTGGGCGTGGGTGGCGAAGTTATTGGTTATATTTGGTAA
- the rplF gene encoding 50S ribosomal protein L6 translates to MSRIGKKPVTIPKDVKIEVKDREVFVQGPKGKLSRKLTDRINVEIKDTQLLVTRVADTKVDKSMHGLYRALIVNMIKGVTEGYLKELEIIGVGFKAAVAGDKLNLALGFSHPVNFAIPAGIKIETPKPTQLVIRGIDKELIGEVATEIRAIFPPEPYKGKGIRFVGEHVKKKIGKAQATGK, encoded by the coding sequence ATGTCTAGGATTGGAAAAAAACCGGTAACAATACCAAAGGATGTCAAGATTGAAGTTAAGGATAGGGAGGTTTTTGTCCAGGGCCCTAAAGGTAAGCTTAGCCGTAAGTTAACTGACCGGATTAATGTCGAGATTAAAGATACCCAGCTTTTGGTTACCAGGGTAGCCGATACTAAGGTGGATAAATCCATGCATGGATTATACCGGGCCCTGATCGTGAATATGATTAAGGGTGTAACCGAAGGTTACCTTAAGGAGTTGGAGATCATCGGCGTGGGATTTAAAGCCGCGGTAGCCGGGGATAAATTAAACCTGGCTTTAGGTTTTTCCCATCCGGTAAATTTTGCCATTCCCGCCGGAATTAAGATTGAAACTCCTAAGCCTACGCAGCTGGTCATCAGAGGCATTGATAAGGAGTTAATCGGAGAAGTGGCAACTGAAATCCGCGCAATTTTTCCTCCTGAACCTTATAAGGGCAAAGGGATTCGTTTTGTAGGGGAGCATGTAAAGAAAAAGATCGGAAAAGCGCAGGCAACCGGTAAATAA
- the rplR gene encoding 50S ribosomal protein L18 translates to MRKKEELRLKRHKRIKMKMLGTAEKPRLVVHRSLKNISAQVLDDTIGKVLFSLSTKDKSLKQKFSSAGNVQSAELFGQLFAQTAKEKGYSKVIFDRAGYLYHGRIKSFADALRKGGMEF, encoded by the coding sequence ATGAGAAAAAAAGAAGAGTTAAGGCTTAAGCGGCATAAAAGAATCAAGATGAAAATGTTGGGTACCGCCGAGAAACCCCGGCTGGTGGTGCACCGTTCTTTAAAGAATATTTCCGCCCAAGTTTTAGATGATACCATAGGAAAGGTTTTGTTTTCTCTTTCCACTAAAGACAAATCTTTGAAACAGAAATTTTCCAGCGCCGGAAACGTACAATCAGCGGAGCTTTTTGGCCAATTATTTGCCCAAACGGCAAAGGAGAAAGGGTATAGCAAGGTAATTTTTGACCGGGCAGGATATCTTTATCACGGCAGGATTAAATCTTTTGCCGATGCATTAAGAAAAGGCGGAATGGAGTTTTAA
- the rpsE gene encoding 30S ribosomal protein S5 yields MRELTIGQQSDLVEKVISINRVTKVTKGGKKLHFSALVVVGDTKGRVGFALDKANEVAEAIRKSLTKAKKSLFKIPLEGATIPHEIIGKFGAASVLLKPASEGTGVIAAGPVRAICEAAGIKDILTKCLKSNNPINVIKATMQGLRSLKA; encoded by the coding sequence ATGCGTGAATTAACTATCGGACAGCAATCGGATTTGGTGGAAAAGGTTATTAGTATTAACCGGGTTACCAAAGTAACTAAGGGCGGGAAAAAGCTGCATTTCAGCGCTTTAGTCGTTGTGGGGGATACTAAAGGCAGGGTTGGTTTTGCTTTGGATAAAGCCAATGAAGTGGCTGAAGCTATCCGCAAATCTTTAACCAAGGCCAAGAAGAGCCTGTTTAAGATTCCTCTTGAAGGAGCGACTATTCCGCATGAGATAATCGGTAAATTTGGGGCCGCCAGTGTTTTGCTTAAGCCGGCATCAGAAGGTACGGGTGTTATTGCCGCCGGCCCGGTGCGGGCAATCTGTGAGGCCGCCGGGATCAAAGATATACTCACTAAGTGTTTAAAGTCGAATAATCCGATTAATGTTATTAAGGCTACGATGCAAGGGTTAAGGAGCCTAAAGGCCTAA
- the rplO gene encoding 50S ribosomal protein L15 produces the protein MVSLHNLKSPFGSHKKRKLLGRGSSSGHGKTSTRGSKGQTSRAGRHFYLGFEGGQSPLIRRMPKRGFVSNFKKVYQIVNLADLNSIKEALITPLILKEKGLIKNESALIKILGNGSIKNAVTIQAHAFSKRASSEIASAGGKAEIINV, from the coding sequence TTGGTTTCTTTGCATAATCTAAAAAGCCCCTTTGGTTCGCATAAAAAAAGAAAACTCTTAGGCCGCGGTTCCAGTTCCGGCCATGGCAAAACCTCAACCCGCGGAAGTAAAGGCCAGACCTCCCGCGCCGGCAGGCATTTTTATTTAGGTTTTGAAGGAGGCCAGTCTCCGCTTATCCGCAGAATGCCCAAACGCGGGTTTGTGAGTAATTTTAAAAAAGTTTATCAGATTGTCAATTTGGCGGACCTGAATTCGATTAAAGAGGCTCTGATCACCCCGCTTATTTTAAAAGAAAAAGGTTTAATCAAAAATGAATCTGCGTTGATTAAGATACTGGGAAACGGCAGCATTAAGAATGCGGTGACTATCCAGGCGCATGCATTTTCAAAACGTGCATCTTCGGAGATCGCCAGCGCCGGTGGCAAAGCAGAAATCATAAATGTTTAA
- the secY gene encoding preprotein translocase subunit SecY, protein MFNALVNAFKIPDLKRRLIITGALIAVYRVGCYIPTPGIDGAALADFFNRIAKTQGGTLFGIINMFSGGAMERLTIFALGIMPYISSSIIMQLLTAVVPAFEKLAKEGKSGYEKINQFTRYGTVLLSVIQSYFIALWLENPARFEGLQIVMHPGWGFRILTVLTLTTGTIFIMWLGEQIQERGIGNGISLVITAGIISRIPTALNQLFVLISPFAPSRRQIQPVTLLIMAFLLVVVVFSVIMITQGVRKIPVQYARRIVGRKIYGGQSTYIPLKVDTSGVIAIIFAQSIILFPATLASFIPNPGFQRLAQSLIRGQVLYSVVYALLIIFFCYFYTAIVFNPNDLSENMKKYGGFIPGIRPGAPTAEFLDYVMTRITLAGASFIAVIAIFPDFIMAWLKVPYLVASFFGGTGVLIIVGVMLDTLKQIESHLLTHHYEGFIKSGQIRGRR, encoded by the coding sequence ATGTTTAACGCGCTAGTTAATGCGTTTAAGATCCCGGATTTAAAGAGGCGCTTAATTATCACCGGCGCCCTGATTGCGGTTTACCGCGTAGGCTGTTATATTCCTACTCCCGGCATTGACGGGGCGGCCTTGGCGGATTTTTTTAACCGTATTGCTAAGACCCAAGGCGGTACGCTCTTTGGCATAATTAATATGTTTTCCGGCGGCGCGATGGAACGTTTAACTATTTTTGCCCTGGGGATAATGCCGTATATTTCATCCTCCATTATTATGCAGCTGCTCACTGCGGTAGTGCCGGCTTTTGAAAAATTGGCCAAAGAAGGCAAGTCCGGATACGAAAAAATAAATCAGTTTACCCGTTACGGAACGGTCCTCTTGTCGGTCATTCAATCCTATTTCATCGCTCTTTGGCTTGAGAATCCGGCTCGTTTTGAAGGCTTGCAAATTGTGATGCACCCGGGTTGGGGATTCCGGATTTTAACGGTTTTAACCCTTACCACTGGAACAATTTTTATTATGTGGCTGGGTGAACAGATCCAGGAGCGGGGTATCGGCAACGGTATTTCCCTGGTGATTACCGCCGGTATTATTTCGCGTATTCCTACGGCGCTCAACCAACTCTTTGTTTTAATTTCTCCGTTTGCGCCCAGCCGCAGGCAGATTCAACCGGTTACTTTATTGATTATGGCTTTTTTATTAGTGGTCGTGGTATTTTCGGTAATCATGATTACGCAGGGTGTGCGCAAGATTCCTGTGCAATATGCCCGCAGGATCGTCGGGCGCAAGATTTACGGAGGGCAGAGCACCTATATACCGCTTAAGGTGGATACTTCCGGAGTTATCGCGATTATTTTCGCGCAGTCAATTATATTGTTTCCGGCCACCCTGGCTTCTTTTATTCCGAATCCCGGTTTTCAACGCTTGGCCCAAAGTTTAATCCGCGGACAGGTGCTTTATTCGGTGGTTTATGCTCTTTTGATAATTTTCTTCTGTTATTTTTATACGGCCATTGTTTTTAATCCCAATGACCTGTCTGAAAATATGAAAAAGTACGGCGGTTTTATTCCCGGAATCCGGCCCGGCGCGCCTACCGCTGAATTTCTTGATTACGTGATGACCAGGATTACTTTGGCCGGCGCCTCCTTTATTGCGGTTATCGCGATTTTTCCGGATTTTATTATGGCCTGGTTAAAGGTGCCGTATCTGGTGGCTTCATTTTTCGGCGGCACGGGTGTTTTGATTATTGTCGGAGTAATGCTGGATACTTTAAAACAAATTGAGTCGCATCTATTGACGCATCATTACGAAGGTTTTATCAAAAGCGGGCAAATCAGAGGAAGAAGATAA